The Synergistaceae bacterium genome contains the following window.
ATTGTTCTTGCTTATGTTGCTGTTGCTGACAAATGCGCCCTTAGTCTTGTCGAACGAAATTCCGTAATCACTGCCGAGTTTAGCTTTGTCCAATGTTGCGCCGTTAGTGATCTTAATGTCTCCGAGATCCCATGATAACGGCTTTGTTCCGCTTGCAGTAAGGTTGAACTTTATCGTCTTGCCCTGCTGATATACCTTTTGAGGCGGATTCGTTATTGCCGGAGCTGCCTGCGCTATGAGCTTAACTGTAACTTTCGCGCTCTTGCCAGTTCCATTAGATTTGGCCGTCAATGCAACTGTTGTAGTCTTTGCGTCTCCGTTTGCGTCTAATGTCTTGATCGTTACTGTTGTTCCGGAAATATCAACACTTACGCTGTTAGTTACATTTTTAAGTCCGCTTGTTATATCAACGTTAGTGTCGCCGCTGAGTGTGAATGTCGCTAGAGTCGCCGCCGCCGCATCAGCCTTGTAGAGAATCTGAATATCTTTCGAGGCCGCCGGTATAGCTGCACCATTATAGAGCCATTCAGGAGCCGCCGCGTCAATCGTGAGTCTCAATGTCTTGACAACTGCTCTGCCTACACCGTTATCAATCGATACAACGATCGGGAGATTCTTTGCTGCATTTCCACCGCTGGTGTGAACGAGATTGATTCCTGACGTGCCGTTTGCTGTGGCTTCGAGATTGAAGGAATTTGCTGCCATAGCTGAGACCGAACCGTTTGAAGATGTCGATTCTGCCAATGTACCAGAACCAAGAACGATATTATCTGTTACATCTGCACCGAACTTCACCGCGTCCGCCTGCTTAATGTAGACCAGATAGCTTATCGGAAGAGTTCCGGAGAAATTAATTGCTTGGCTGTCTGCTGTTGTGGTTGTAATGCTCTTAAGGGTGCTTGTAGCAATTTTCGGAGCCGTCGCAGTTATCTTCAGCGTTACATCCTTGCTGGCCGTATTAAATTCATTGAAAACATCATTTTTGCCCGCAATGTGAACAATAACAGTTCCAACAGGTTTGTTATTTACTGTAGGAAGAGCCGTAAATGTTCCGCTAAATTCGCCTTTTGTTGCGTCAAAGGTCAATTCAGAAATTGTTACAGTATTTCCAGCCTCGTCCTTATATGTAGGTGTATCCCATTCTGAAATGTTTGTACCCTTAAGCGTTGCTTTGAATGCTGTACCTACTTTTGCGGTGCCGAGATTGCTCGTTGTGATCTTCGGTGCGTCGTAAACTGCAACTGCGTCCGATGACCAAACACCACTCTTGCCCGTCGCAGCGTTACTTGCTGTAATCGTTACGGTCTTGTCAGCAAATGCACTGCTGAATTTTCCTGATAATTCACCCGTTTTAGCGTCAAGTTTGATTCCGCCGGGTAAATTCTGCGCTTTCCATGTTACTGGGCCGTTTGTCGCTGTGAGGGTTACTGCTGTGAAGTCGTCGCCCTTCTTATGACTCGTTGCAAATGTAGTGTCAGTGAAACTTATAACAGGTGCCGGCGCGTCAATATTGAACGTCATATTAATTGAGTCATTTCCTGCACCGTTAAGAGCCTTGATTGTTACGCGTTTGTTCTTGGCTGCTTCCGTCGGTGTTCCTGAAATTTTAAGCGTGCCTGCTGTTGTGTCATCGCTCGCTAAACCTGCCGGGAGTCCGCTGACATCCCATGAAATTTTGCCGGGACCGGTCGCTTCAATTGTGATAGCTTCTATTGCATTCTCGGTGTCGCCCTCAACTTTCATGTTATTGTAGCTGGCTTTGTCCTCGATTGTAGGCTTGACTGCTACAAACTTAATCGGAAGAGTTATTACTGCATCATTATCAAATGCTTCACTCTCAAGCGTAAATTCTACTTCGCCGGTTACTTCTTTGTTTGAGCCGAAATCTACATCACCAACATTATCCTCGTTGAGGTCCGCTTCAATTGTAATTTTCGGGTTGCCGGTGTTGACGTTTTCTTCGACTTCGAACGTGAGAATATTCTTATCAGTTACATCTGTGCCGTTGATCTTTAATGCAATATCGCTCTTATCGACGGTTACAGGTACATCCTTTGTGCCGTTCTTGGTCGTAATATTAAATGTTACTGGTTTGCCGTAAGTTACATCATTGAGCTTAGTTGCAGACAAATCCGGAGAGTCAAGCACAACGAGTGTAAATGTCTTAGTAACGCTTGCTACTTTGTTGGAAGCCTGCATAACGATATTATGAGTGCCAGCTACAGGAGTCTTGCCGCTCTTACGCGTGAATTTACCTGATATTGCGCCATAGTCAGTGGGTGTTGTTGCAGTAGCGTTTGTTTCACTTGAGTCCTCTACCCATTCAAGCCACGACGGAAATTTTCCTGACTGAGGAGCAAATTTAAGTTTGGTTGTCGTTGCTTCCGATGTGCTGAACGTAATAGCTTCGAAATCGTTTTTGTCAGACTCGACTGTGAACGCAACAAAATTACTATCTTCTGCTTTGGCCGCCGCTGTAAGGTCTGTTGTGTCGGGACTTACGATTTTAGGTGCAGCAGCATTGACAACGAGCTTGTACGCCTGCTTTACGGGTACGCCGTTATTTTTATCGGTTACGCGGTCATTGGACACACAAATCGTGAACGATTGCCCGGATGTGCTGGTAACGTCAAGCAATTGATCAGCTTTAAGAATAAGATCTCCGCTGTCATTGTTGCTGATTGTGAAACCGAGTGTCTCAAGTGCTGTCTTCTGCGTTTCGTCGTTGAAGTAAATGTTCTGATATTCTTCATTGTCGTCGATATTGCCGCTTGCCTGAATTGTTACTTCATAGGGCTGGCCGTGTGTTCCTGCTGTAACTTTGCTTGCTGCTGTTGTAAATTTCGGAACTGCTGTCTGCTTCTTGGCCTTGACTGTGATTGTAAACTCTTTAAATATATTAGTATTAGCAGAGTGCCAAAGCTTAAATTTATATGTACCTTTGCTTGACGGTTTTCCCGAAACAGTAACAGTTGCCATATAATTTTTCTTGGTAGAGTCATCTTTTTTCAAAATTTGTGTCGTCGAAACAGTTGCCTTCATTGCGCCATTAATCGTGTATGAAGTTTGTTTTGCATCGACAACATCTTTTTTTGCTTCATCTGATCCGCCTATGTAATATGTCCATGGACTAGCTGACAGCGCTCCCCAATATACATCGGTGCCACTACTGGCATACACAAAATATAAAGTTTTACTGTATGTTGAGTCCGCATATCCGACTTCAGAACCAAATCCCGTAGCATTATTATACGCTGCACCTGTCTGCGCATCAGGGTCGAAAATTATAAAATCAGCAGCCCACGCACTAGCCGAACACGCCAGCAAGAATCCCAGCACAAGCACAAGAGAAAATATGCGTTTCTTCATGTATAATTAACCTCCTTGTAATAAAAATTTTCCGTATTCCGAACAGATATAAATCTATTCCTTTACCGTTTACGCGTTGAATAATTAAAATTTGGTGAACCGAGCACAGAGGGTTGAAGGAAATCCCACAGGGTCATAACTGAATGTGTGATAAAACTCTGTGCCCATGTTCATATTAAAATTTGTTACCCGAATCATTTGGCCTGACTAACTCCCTTCAGGCGTTGCACCCCTTGCACACTAACAGGCGGAGGGATGGCGGATTCTCGCAAAGCACGGAGAAAAATTCCCCTTGCACCGTTGTAATCACGGTCTAATGTGATATTGCCGTCTCTGATAAATTTCCCCGGAGACTTTATTTCGCCGTTCCATGAACAAGTTTGCGAGGTCCAGTCCTCATTTTGCGCGATAATTTTTCGTCCGTACTGTTCGGCCTTAGCTCTGATAAAATCTTGAAATTCTGAGTGTGCCCGTGTGAGCATTTCTCTCATCGTGCGCGAGTAAAATTTTTCGGTCATGTCTGCGTTAAATTCCGGCAGTGCAATAACGTCAAAATTTTTAACGATAAATAATGCTGCTTTGCGGGTTAATTCTTCAGTGAGATTCATGATTCGCCAGTAAAGCCGGTTATATGCCTTCTTCATTTTTGCGCGCTGTCTGTGATTCGCAAGATTCATCCTATTATATAAGTCATCAAGATAAACGCAGAGGCTGCAAATTTTCGAGAAAGCATTACGGCCGATTTTGCCGCACGAGTCAAGACTGTAGAACGTCATGAAATTTCTAATGCCCGGATCAAGAGAGACCGCGCGCCCTTGCTTATCGGACGCAATAGAAATTTTTACGGGAACGCAGATAAACCATCGTCCGGCCTCATAAGTGAGTCTGCAATCGCCTTCAGGAACGGGAATATTTTCCGCATGAGTCATTTTCCCAAGAAAGTGCGAATAAATGCCGCGTTTGCCCACTGATGATTTAGGAATGTAGAGAGTCTGTCTTGCGTCTCGTCTGGCTCTGAAATTTGCGCTGTTATTGTTTGCTGAAGTCTGCTTGTAGCTTATGCATGCGTCTCTTACAGCAACAGATTTAATTTGATAGGGGACATTCTGCGCCCAGTCGGGTAAATCTTTTAGCAGCCAGCGTTTAATCTCCAGCCAGTCCGGATTATTGCCGCGCGTGAGAAATTCAAGTGTCCGGTTAAAGACGTAACGTGCAGTGCCAAGCCATTGATTCAAAATATCCTGCTGCTTTGAGTCGGGATAAATGCGAATCTTTCGTGAGCGTAAGACCTCGTGAGGCTCTGACTCTTTTGCGTTGTAATATGCGCTGTAAGGTAGGCTGTGAAACTCTGACTCGAACCATGAATTATTAATTGCAGACAACGAGTCTAAATTTTCAGATTCATAATTGAGTGAGTCTAACGTCCTGACGCTAGGCAGCCACAAAAACGGCGATAGAGTCATGCATGTTTCGTCCCAATATCCGCGAGTGTGTGAGAGTGCATTAAATTTTTTCATGCGCAGACACCTCCGAACATAATCGGGCGTGAAATTTTCTCAGGGCAATAAATGAAAGGATGAGCGTTAAATTTTTTTGTTCTCTGCCGAAATTGTAAGCACAGTAATAGCCTCTGCTGCTCTGCTGCTCTGCTGCTCTGCTGCTCTGCTGCTCTGCTGCTCTGCTCAAATTTTGTAAGTATAGCACATTTCGGCATAATTTTCACCCGCTTTCTAAAGTATTTTTGCAAGTTTCGGAGATAAATTTTTTGTTGCTGTAACACTTTGTTAAATCCTCCTTGACTTGTCGTAATTAATCTCGGTGCTTTGAGAGTGAGTCTTTAGCGTTTACGAGATTTATAAAATTTTATCATAAATATTTTTGGCCGATATAGTTAATTTGCGGGACTCCTGGGCGGGGGGTGCGGGGGGGCGATAGGGGCCCCGCATACTGAATCACAAAATTTTTTTACGCTGCAATGTGCTTTGACTTCAATTCGTCGCGTACAGGAGGCATGAATATATCAATTAGTGCGAGAGTCTCATAATCTTCAAGTTCTATATCATGAAGTAGTGAAGGTTCCGGGATAATATCTCCGTCGCGTTCCATTGAGAATAAATGCAGTCCGAGAGATTCGCGTGCTTGTGTGAATGCGTCAGAGTCGTTATTGCCTTGTGAAGTGCAGCCGGGGAGGTCAGGGAAAGCGACTCCGACTTGTTCAGGTACATCATAGCCGAAAATTGCGGGAAAAATATAATAATCTTTCATGTAAATTTACCTCCTTAAAATTTTATGCCTGATTGTTTCTCGATACTCTTAATTATTGTGCGTGATAAAGTTTTTACGGGATGACGAACTGTAACTTTTCCCGATATAAATGCGTGTTTGAAATGCCAATGATCGCCCCTAATGCTGTCTAAATACCAGCCGTTAGCCTCTAAAATTTTTATAAATTCCCGTGATGAAATAACTTTTCATGCAAATAATTTTATCATGATTCAGTGTATAAAAATTTTCGTGAAGTTTTTGTGCTGATAAAAAATTTTTTTGCTGTGTGAGTCTTTGCGCTTTAATGAACGCTATAACATTTTTGTAGTTGTAAATGTAGTTGTAAAATTTATTTCTTGACTCGTGAAAAGTTTTATAGTTGCATTATATAATAATCTCAAAATTTTTGCAGGAGGAATAAATTATGATTCGCGACGTTACATCAACAGAAGTAAAAAATTTGCGGGGCGGACGTGGAGTCGTTTATGTTCATCACATTTTAACGCCTGAAGAACTTTACGGGCATGGGAGAATGTATGCGCGCATAGTATTGCCTGCGGGAAGTTCGGTCGGGTGGCACCAGCATATTCACGACACAGAGCCTTATTATATATTGAAGGGTGAAGCAGATTTCTACGAGGGAGACTCGGAAAACGGCGAGCGCAAAAAATTTCACGTCAAGGCCGGGCAGGTTTGCTTAATAAATGTCGGTCAATGGCATTCACTGGAGAATAACTCTGACTCGGACTTGGAGTTTATGGCGTTGATTTATAATGAGCCGGGGTATTTGCTGAATTAGTAAGGAGGTAAATTTTATGAAGTGTACAGTAAAAATTTTATGGGATCCTGAAGCGGCCGTATGGATTACAAAAAGTGAAGAGCTGCCCGGACTTTTGCTTGAATCAGGTTCATACGACGCACTAATTGAACGCGTAAAACATGCGATTTCAGATTTCATTGACGTTGACGAAATTGACAAGATAGATTACTGCGATATAAATTTTGTAGGGTATCGTCTCGAAAGGGTGCTAGTAAGTTAGCGGCTGAATACGAGAAAAAATTACGAAAAATTTTAAGGCAGCACGATGTTATTTTCTAAGACAGGGAAAAGGAGAAATTTAACGATGAAAAAATATTACTTGCTATTATCGCTGCAATTTTATTTTATGTGTCTGCATTTGCGACAGAAAGTCCCTATAACGTGAAATCCGGAATTTATTACAGTCAGCAATGGGGAATTTACATCGCAAATATTATCGAGAAGGACGGCAAAATTATTAATGTCATAATTGACAGGCTAGCGAACGGTAAAAGCAGCAAAGAACTTCACAATAATTACGGCATAAAATCTGTAAGCACTTTCAATAAAGACTGGTGGGAACAGGTCGCCTATTATGAAAGCTGGATAGTTAAAAACGGCCTTGAATCCCTCAAGACAGACGAAAAGGGTCATGCGCTGAATCCTGATTTAATTTCCGGAGCAACTATTAGCGTGGCCGAATTATCTCAAGCCGTAAAAAATGCTACTGATGGAAAAATTGAAGACAGCAGCTACACTCTCAAGACCGGCACTTCTTATAATGATATATACGGGCTTTATGTAGCAAATGTTATATTCAAGGACGGCGAAATTATTAAAATCTTGCTGGACTTC
Protein-coding sequences here:
- a CDS encoding cupin domain-containing protein is translated as MIRDVTSTEVKNLRGGRGVVYVHHILTPEELYGHGRMYARIVLPAGSSVGWHQHIHDTEPYYILKGEADFYEGDSENGERKKFHVKAGQVCLINVGQWHSLENNSDSDLEFMALIYNEPGYLLN
- a CDS encoding DUF1902 domain-containing protein; its protein translation is MKCTVKILWDPEAAVWITKSEELPGLLLESGSYDALIERVKHAISDFIDVDEIDKIDYCDINFVGYRLERVLVS
- a CDS encoding type II toxin-antitoxin system HicA family toxin; the encoded protein is MSSREFIKILEANGWYLDSIRGDHWHFKHAFISGKVTVRHPVKTLSRTIIKSIEKQSGIKF
- a CDS encoding transposase, with protein sequence MKKFNALSHTRGYWDETCMTLSPFLWLPSVRTLDSLNYESENLDSLSAINNSWFESEFHSLPYSAYYNAKESEPHEVLRSRKIRIYPDSKQQDILNQWLGTARYVFNRTLEFLTRGNNPDWLEIKRWLLKDLPDWAQNVPYQIKSVAVRDACISYKQTSANNNSANFRARRDARQTLYIPKSSVGKRGIYSHFLGKMTHAENIPVPEGDCRLTYEAGRWFICVPVKISIASDKQGRAVSLDPGIRNFMTFYSLDSCGKIGRNAFSKICSLCVYLDDLYNRMNLANHRQRAKMKKAYNRLYWRIMNLTEELTRKAALFIVKNFDVIALPEFNADMTEKFYSRTMREMLTRAHSEFQDFIRAKAEQYGRKIIAQNEDWTSQTCSWNGEIKSPGKFIRDGNITLDRDYNGARGIFLRALRESAIPPPVSVQGVQRLKGVSQAK
- a CDS encoding type II toxin-antitoxin system HicB family antitoxin — encoded protein: MKDYYIFPAIFGYDVPEQVGVAFPDLPGCTSQGNNDSDAFTQARESLGLHLFSMERDGDIIPEPSLLHDIELEDYETLALIDIFMPPVRDELKSKHIAA